In one Pseudomonas sp. 31-12 genomic region, the following are encoded:
- the hutG gene encoding N-formylglutamate deformylase: MDKVLNFKQGRVPLLISMPHAGLRLTPAVEAGLIPDARSLPDTDWHIPTLYEFAAELGASTLAAEYSRFVIDLNRPSDDKPLYVGATTGLYPATLFDGIPLFREGMEPSAAERATYLEQVWTPYHTTLQNELARLKAEFGYALLFDAHSIRSIIPHLFDGKLPDFNLGTFNGASCDPQLATQLEAICAKHTDYSHVLNGRFKGGHITRHYGNPAENIHAVQLELGQCTYMEEFEPFRYRPDLAGPTQVVLKELLQGLLAWGKNHYKH, translated from the coding sequence GTGGATAAGGTTCTGAACTTCAAACAAGGCCGCGTGCCGCTGCTGATCAGCATGCCTCACGCTGGCCTGCGCTTGACCCCGGCGGTCGAAGCCGGGTTGATCCCCGACGCGCGCAGCCTGCCTGACACTGACTGGCACATTCCGACACTGTATGAATTTGCTGCCGAGCTGGGCGCCAGCACCTTGGCTGCCGAATATTCACGGTTTGTCATTGACTTAAACCGGCCGTCTGACGACAAGCCTTTGTATGTCGGCGCGACCACCGGTCTGTATCCGGCAACGCTGTTCGACGGCATTCCATTGTTTCGTGAAGGGATGGAGCCGTCGGCTGCGGAACGGGCGACGTATCTGGAACAGGTTTGGACGCCGTATCACACCACGCTGCAGAACGAGCTGGCGCGACTCAAAGCCGAGTTTGGCTACGCGTTGCTGTTCGATGCGCATTCGATCCGTTCGATCATCCCGCACCTGTTCGACGGCAAACTGCCGGACTTCAACCTCGGGACCTTCAATGGCGCCAGTTGCGATCCGCAGTTGGCCACTCAGCTGGAAGCGATCTGCGCGAAGCACACCGATTACAGCCATGTGCTGAACGGTCGCTTCAAAGGCGGCCACATCACCCGGCATTACGGCAACCCGGCCGAAAATATCCACGCGGTGCAACTGGAGCTGGGGCAGTGCACGTACATGGAAGAGTTCGAGCCGTTCCGCTACCGCCCGGACCTGGCTGGGCCGACGCAAGTGGTGCTCAAGGAATTGCTGCAAGGCCTGCTGGCCTGGGGCAAAAACCACTACAAGCACTAG
- a CDS encoding choline ABC transporter substrate-binding protein produces MTSTKGLFTRCLSILCGTALLSTSVLASDDASCKAVRMGVVNWTDVIATSGMADVLLNGLGYESKQTSAVQQIIFAGIRDKRLDIFLGYWKPAMDKNIAPFVAANQVKVMDKPSLADAQATLAVPQYVADAGLKTFADIAKFKDKLGGKIYGIEPGSGANTTIKTMIETNHFGLKDFKLIESGEAGMLAAVQRAVNRKEFVVFVGWTPHPMNINMKIAYLTGSEDVYGPNEGAATVSTVTSPDYAERCPNVNRLLQNLTFTAAQESQLMVPIMERKTPQDVARQWLRDHPEDLQRWLAGVSSFDGKDGVASVQASLKN; encoded by the coding sequence ATGACAAGCACCAAAGGTTTGTTCACCCGCTGTCTCTCAATCCTCTGTGGCACCGCTCTGCTGAGCACCAGCGTCCTGGCCAGTGACGACGCGTCTTGCAAGGCTGTGCGCATGGGCGTGGTCAACTGGACCGACGTCATCGCCACCAGCGGCATGGCTGACGTGTTGCTCAACGGCCTCGGCTACGAAAGCAAGCAAACCAGCGCCGTGCAGCAAATCATCTTCGCCGGCATTCGCGACAAGCGCCTCGATATCTTCCTCGGTTACTGGAAACCAGCGATGGACAAAAACATCGCGCCGTTCGTGGCCGCCAACCAGGTGAAGGTCATGGACAAGCCGAGCCTGGCCGATGCCCAGGCGACGCTCGCGGTGCCTCAGTACGTGGCTGACGCTGGGCTGAAAACCTTCGCCGACATCGCCAAATTCAAAGACAAGCTCGGTGGCAAGATCTATGGCATCGAGCCGGGCAGCGGCGCCAACACCACGATCAAAACCATGATCGAGACCAATCACTTCGGCCTGAAGGATTTCAAACTGATCGAGTCCGGTGAAGCAGGCATGCTCGCCGCCGTTCAGCGGGCGGTGAATCGTAAGGAGTTCGTGGTGTTCGTCGGCTGGACCCCGCACCCGATGAACATCAACATGAAGATCGCCTACCTGACCGGCAGCGAAGACGTCTATGGCCCGAACGAAGGTGCGGCGACGGTCTCCACGGTGACGTCCCCGGACTACGCCGAACGTTGCCCGAATGTGAATCGCCTGCTGCAAAACCTGACCTTCACCGCCGCCCAGGAAAGCCAGCTGATGGTGCCGATCATGGAGCGCAAGACGCCCCAGGACGTTGCCCGGCAATGGCTGCGTGATCATCCAGAAGACCTTCAGCGCTGGTTGGCAGGGGTCAGCAGCTTTGATGGCAAGGATGGCGTAGCCAGCGTTCAGGCCAGCCTGAAAAACTGA
- a CDS encoding alpha/beta hydrolase gives MTPYPISEQMTAFVEKTVSFNSADSSLDGLRQAYSEMCRAFTPPRPAGLYVVDFELAGVPVRSYQPPVSPPTGGAPCIVYLHGGGWVVGDLDSHDFICAELASALGVLVIAVDYRLAPEHPFPAAFDDCLGVWRALRTGPFKLDPKRTLVAGDSAGGNLAAALCLALRDAGEPLPAAQVLIYPGLGGDHQLPSRSECIDAPLLASSDVDCYHALYLRGTRQPGAYAMPLLAEDFGGLPSALIAVAQFDPLRDDGVLYAEQLQAAGVPTTLYYGEGLVHGCLRARGQVAEVDLLYETLLGYLADKL, from the coding sequence ATGACCCCGTATCCGATTTCTGAACAGATGACGGCATTCGTCGAGAAAACTGTCAGCTTCAACAGCGCCGACAGTAGCCTCGACGGGCTGCGTCAGGCCTACAGCGAGATGTGCCGGGCGTTCACTCCGCCACGTCCTGCCGGTCTTTACGTGGTCGATTTCGAGTTGGCCGGTGTGCCGGTGCGCTCCTATCAGCCGCCGGTTTCACCACCGACCGGCGGTGCCCCGTGCATCGTGTATCTGCATGGCGGCGGTTGGGTGGTGGGGGATCTGGATTCCCACGACTTCATCTGCGCCGAGCTGGCGTCTGCACTCGGCGTGCTGGTGATCGCGGTCGATTACCGATTGGCGCCAGAACATCCGTTTCCGGCGGCGTTCGATGATTGCCTGGGTGTCTGGCGCGCGCTGCGAACCGGACCTTTTAAGCTTGACCCCAAACGCACGTTGGTAGCTGGGGACAGCGCCGGGGGCAATCTTGCAGCCGCGCTGTGTCTGGCGCTGCGGGATGCGGGCGAGCCATTGCCGGCGGCGCAGGTCCTGATCTATCCGGGGTTGGGCGGTGATCACCAGTTGCCATCGCGCAGTGAATGCATCGACGCCCCGTTGCTCGCCAGCAGCGATGTGGATTGTTATCACGCCTTGTACCTGCGCGGCACCCGACAGCCGGGCGCCTATGCCATGCCGTTGCTCGCCGAAGACTTTGGCGGTCTGCCGTCGGCATTGATCGCCGTGGCGCAATTCGACCCGCTGCGCGATGACGGCGTGCTCTACGCCGAACAGCTGCAGGCCGCCGGCGTACCCACCACGCTTTACTACGGTGAAGGTCTGGTTCACGGCTGTTTGCGGGCCCGGGGCCAGGTCGCCGAGGTCGACTTGCTCTATGAAACGCTGCTCGGGTATTTGGCTGACAAACTATGA
- the pip gene encoding prolyl aminopeptidase: MQTLYPQIKPHARHDLAVDETHTLYVDESGSPEGLPVVFIHGGPGAGCDAQSRRYFDPNLYRIVTFDQRGCGRSTPHASLENNTTWDLVADLERIRKHLGIDKWVLFGGSWGSTLALAYAQTHPERVHGLILRGIFLCRPQEIEWFYQCGASRLFPDYWQDYVAPIPLDERDDLLSAFHKRLTGNDQIAQMHAAKAWSTWEGRTATLRPNPLVVDRFSEPQRALSIARIECHYFTNNAFLEPNQLIRDMGKIAHLPGVIVHGRYDVICPLDNAWELHQAWPNSELQVIRDAGHAASEPGITDALVRAAGQMARRLLDLPPEEA; the protein is encoded by the coding sequence ATGCAGACTTTGTACCCGCAGATCAAACCCCACGCCCGGCACGATCTGGCCGTCGATGAAACGCACACCCTGTATGTCGACGAAAGCGGTTCCCCGGAAGGTTTGCCGGTGGTGTTCATCCACGGCGGCCCCGGCGCCGGGTGCGATGCCCAGAGCCGCCGGTACTTCGATCCGAACCTGTACCGCATCGTGACCTTCGACCAGCGCGGTTGCGGTCGCTCCACGCCCCACGCCAGCCTCGAAAACAACACCACCTGGGATCTGGTCGCCGACCTTGAGCGAATTCGCAAACACCTGGGCATCGATAAATGGGTGCTGTTCGGCGGTTCCTGGGGTTCGACGCTGGCGCTGGCCTACGCGCAAACCCATCCGGAGCGTGTACACGGTCTGATTCTGCGCGGAATTTTTCTCTGCCGTCCGCAGGAAATCGAGTGGTTCTACCAGTGTGGCGCCAGCCGTCTGTTCCCCGATTACTGGCAGGACTACGTCGCACCCATTCCGCTGGACGAGCGCGACGACCTGCTCAGCGCTTTCCACAAGCGCCTGACCGGCAACGATCAGATCGCCCAGATGCACGCGGCCAAGGCCTGGTCCACCTGGGAAGGCCGGACCGCGACTTTGCGTCCGAACCCGCTGGTGGTCGATCGCTTCTCCGAGCCTCAGCGCGCGTTGTCCATCGCACGCATCGAATGCCACTACTTCACCAACAATGCCTTCCTTGAGCCGAACCAGCTGATTCGCGACATGGGCAAGATCGCCCATTTGCCAGGCGTGATTGTCCACGGTCGATATGACGTGATCTGCCCGCTGGACAATGCCTGGGAACTGCATCAGGCCTGGCCGAACAGCGAACTCCAGGTGATTCGCGACGCGGGCCACGCTGCGTCCGAGCCGGGTATCACCGATGCGCTGGTACGCGCCGCCGGGCAGATGGCTCGCCGCTTGCTCGACCTGCCGCCCGAAGAAGCATGA
- the dtd gene encoding D-aminoacyl-tRNA deacylase, translated as MKGLLQRVRGARVEVAGEVVGAVDQGLLVLVAVEPEDTRASADKLLHKLLNYRVFSDAEGKMNLSLADVSGGLLLVSQFTLAADTKSGLRPSFSTAAPPALGEELFDYLLSKAKQVHGTVASGRFGADMQVHLVNDGPVTFLLQT; from the coding sequence ATGAAGGGCCTGCTGCAACGCGTGCGTGGCGCGCGAGTCGAGGTAGCGGGGGAGGTAGTTGGGGCGGTGGATCAGGGGTTGCTGGTGCTGGTGGCGGTCGAACCCGAGGATACTCGTGCCAGCGCCGACAAACTTCTGCATAAACTGCTTAACTATCGAGTATTCAGTGACGCCGAGGGCAAGATGAATCTGTCGTTGGCGGATGTAAGCGGCGGGTTGCTGCTGGTCTCGCAGTTCACCCTGGCCGCTGATACCAAGAGCGGGTTGCGCCCGAGTTTTTCGACCGCGGCCCCTCCGGCCCTGGGCGAGGAACTTTTCGACTATCTATTAAGCAAAGCGAAACAGGTGCATGGCACTGTGGCATCAGGTAGATTCGGCGCGGATATGCAGGTGCACCTGGTCAACGATGGCCCGGTCACCTTCCTGTTACAGACGTGA
- a CDS encoding glucan biosynthesis protein G, translating into MIVSPCNAPNMTAKRFRSALVAGSALLCLLSAGQLWAFNLEDVSVKAKELAGQKYEAPRSNLPNEFREMKFADYQKIRFRTEKAEWADQKTPFKLSFYHQGMHFDTPVKINEITANTVEEIKYDPSRFDFGDVKFDPKATEQLGYAGFRVLYPINKADKQDEIMTMLGASYFRVVGKGHTYGLSARGMAIDTALPSGEEFPRFTEFWIQQPKPGDKHLVIFALLDSPRATGAYRLTLRPGSDTIVDVKARMFLRDKVTKLGVAPLTSMFLFGANQPSKVLNYRRELHDSSGLSIHAGNGEWIWRPLNNPKHLAVSNYSIENPRGFGLLQRGRDFSHYEDLDDRYDKRPSAWIEPKGDWGKGSVDLVEIPTADETNDNIVAFWSPEKLPEPGQPLDVAYRMHWTIDEAALHAPDSAWVQQTLRSTGDVKQSNLIRQPDGSVAYLVDFEGPSLAALPETADVRSQVSVGDNAELVENSVRYNPETKGWRLTLRMKIKDPGKPTEMRAALVENIVPGDLSKNSLPVSNSSVAKADKVAAKQQEKADKEAKDAKQAEAKQADAKPVADTKDKDNKDAKQPVAADAAPATPESASTEEVLTETWSYQLPADE; encoded by the coding sequence GTGATTGTTAGTCCCTGTAATGCACCAAATATGACTGCCAAACGGTTCCGAAGCGCTCTGGTAGCGGGCTCTGCACTGCTCTGCCTGCTCAGCGCCGGCCAGCTTTGGGCATTCAATCTGGAGGATGTATCGGTCAAGGCGAAAGAGCTGGCCGGACAAAAATACGAAGCCCCGCGCAGTAACCTGCCGAACGAATTCCGCGAAATGAAATTCGCGGACTATCAAAAAATTCGTTTCCGCACTGAAAAAGCCGAATGGGCCGATCAGAAAACCCCGTTCAAGCTTTCGTTCTATCACCAGGGCATGCACTTCGATACGCCGGTGAAAATCAACGAAATCACGGCCAACACCGTCGAAGAGATCAAATACGACCCGAGTCGTTTCGATTTCGGCGATGTGAAGTTCGATCCTAAAGCCACCGAACAACTGGGTTATGCCGGTTTCCGCGTGCTTTACCCGATCAACAAGGCCGACAAGCAAGACGAAATCATGACCATGCTCGGCGCGAGTTACTTCCGCGTTGTCGGCAAGGGTCACACCTATGGCTTGTCCGCTCGCGGCATGGCCATCGATACCGCATTGCCGTCCGGTGAAGAATTCCCGCGTTTCACCGAATTCTGGATTCAACAGCCGAAACCGGGTGACAAGCACCTGGTGATCTTCGCGCTGCTGGATTCGCCACGCGCCACCGGTGCTTACCGTCTGACCCTGCGTCCAGGCAGCGACACTATTGTCGACGTCAAGGCCCGCATGTTCCTGCGTGACAAGGTCACCAAGCTCGGCGTTGCGCCGCTGACCAGCATGTTCCTGTTCGGCGCCAACCAGCCGTCGAAAGTGCTGAACTACCGTCGTGAACTGCACGACTCCAGCGGTCTGTCGATTCATGCCGGCAACGGCGAATGGATCTGGCGTCCACTGAACAATCCAAAACACCTGGCCGTGAGCAACTACTCGATCGAAAACCCGCGTGGTTTCGGCTTGCTGCAACGTGGCCGCGACTTCAGCCACTACGAAGACCTTGACGATCGCTACGACAAGCGCCCAAGTGCCTGGATTGAACCAAAAGGCGATTGGGGCAAGGGCTCCGTCGATCTGGTAGAGATTCCGACTGCCGACGAAACCAACGACAATATCGTTGCCTTCTGGAGCCCGGAAAAACTGCCTGAGCCTGGCCAGCCGCTGGACGTCGCTTATCGCATGCACTGGACCATCGACGAAGCCGCTCTTCATGCGCCGGACAGCGCCTGGGTCCAACAGACCCTGCGCTCCACGGGTGACGTGAAACAGTCCAACCTGATCCGTCAACCGGATGGCAGCGTTGCCTATCTGGTGGATTTCGAAGGTCCGTCCCTGGCGGCACTGCCGGAAACCGCGGACGTTCGCAGCCAGGTCAGCGTGGGCGACAATGCCGAGCTGGTCGAGAACAGCGTGCGCTACAACCCTGAAACCAAGGGCTGGCGCTTGACTCTGCGGATGAAGATCAAGGATCCGGGCAAGCCTACCGAGATGCGTGCAGCACTGGTCGAGAACATCGTGCCGGGCGACCTCTCGAAGAACTCGCTGCCAGTCTCCAACTCTTCGGTTGCCAAGGCCGACAAAGTCGCCGCCAAGCAACAAGAGAAGGCGGACAAGGAAGCCAAGGACGCCAAGCAAGCCGAGGCCAAGCAGGCTGATGCGAAGCCAGTTGCCGATACCAAGGACAAGGACAACAAAGACGCCAAGCAGCCTGTTGCTGCGGACGCGGCCCCAGCCACACCGGAATCGGCCTCGACTGAAGAAGTCCTGACCGAGACCTGGAGCTACCAGTTGCCTGCCGATGAGTAA
- the mdoH gene encoding glucans biosynthesis glucosyltransferase MdoH, with translation MSNSQVQPETLAEYLAHLPMTDQQRAELAGCQSFSELHQRLSSSTFDAPAEAAQASVGRRLTLNTAEELEEAEMLAVDASGRVCLKATPPIRRTKVVPEPWRTNILVRGWRRLTGRTNPPAPPKDENVLPAARWRTVGSIRRYILLVLMLGQTIVAGWYMKGIMPYQGWSFVDLNEVLHQPILKTVTQVLPYALQTSILILFGILFCWVSAGFWTALMGFLELLTGHDKYRISGKSAGNEPIAKDARTALVMPICNEDVPRVFAGLRATFESVAATGDLDRFDFFVLSDSNDADICVAEQQAWLDVCREAKGFGKIFYRRRRRRVKRKSGNLDDFCRRWGGDYKYMVVLDADSVMSGDCLTSLVRLMEATPDAGIIQTAPRASGMDTLYARMQQFATRVYGPLFTAGLHFWQLGESHYWGHNAIIRMKPFIEHCALAPLPGKGAFAGAILSHDFVEAALMRRAGWGVWIAYDLPGSYEELPPNLLDELKRDRRWCHGNLMNFRLFLVKGMHPVHRAVFLTGVMSYLSAPLWFFFLVLSTALLAVNTLMEPQYFLEPRQLYPLWPQWHPDKAIALFSTTIVLLFLPKLLSIILIWAKGAKEFGGKFKVTLSMLLEMLFSMLLAPVRMIFHTRFVLAAFLGWAATWNSPQRDDDSTPWSEAVKRHGPQTLLGFFWALLVVWLNPSFLWWLVPIVGSLMLSIPVSVISSRVGLGLKSRDESLFLIPEEYNPPQALLATDQYTHENRWHALNDGFIRAVVDPQQNALACSLATSRHGQAEPIEWLRIERVRHALKVGPDGLNNNERVQLLSDPVALARLHEQIWNEGHPEWLAAWRKSVKADPHAPLLPLKPLSAQPQLA, from the coding sequence ATGAGTAATTCTCAAGTACAGCCAGAGACTCTTGCCGAGTATCTGGCGCATTTACCGATGACCGACCAGCAGCGCGCGGAACTCGCGGGCTGCCAGTCCTTCAGCGAACTGCACCAACGTCTGTCGTCTTCGACATTTGACGCACCGGCCGAGGCTGCTCAAGCCTCGGTGGGCCGTCGCCTGACCCTGAACACCGCTGAAGAGCTGGAAGAAGCGGAAATGCTGGCGGTCGACGCCAGTGGTCGGGTGTGCCTCAAGGCCACTCCGCCGATCCGTCGAACCAAAGTCGTGCCGGAGCCGTGGCGCACCAATATTCTGGTGCGTGGCTGGCGTCGTCTGACCGGTCGCACCAATCCGCCGGCCCCGCCGAAGGACGAGAACGTGCTGCCGGCGGCTCGCTGGCGCACCGTCGGTTCCATTCGGCGTTACATCCTGCTGGTCCTGATGCTCGGTCAGACCATCGTCGCCGGCTGGTACATGAAAGGCATCATGCCGTATCAGGGCTGGTCGTTCGTCGACCTGAACGAAGTCCTGCATCAACCGATCCTGAAAACCGTCACGCAAGTGCTGCCGTATGCGCTGCAAACCAGCATCCTGATTCTGTTCGGGATTTTGTTCTGCTGGGTCTCGGCTGGTTTCTGGACCGCGCTGATGGGCTTCCTTGAGTTGCTCACCGGGCACGACAAATACCGCATCTCCGGTAAAAGTGCTGGCAACGAGCCGATCGCCAAGGACGCGCGCACCGCACTGGTGATGCCGATCTGCAACGAAGACGTGCCGCGGGTGTTTGCCGGTTTGCGGGCGACTTTCGAGTCGGTTGCAGCCACGGGTGACCTGGATCGCTTCGACTTCTTCGTCCTCAGCGACAGTAACGACGCAGACATTTGCGTAGCCGAGCAACAGGCCTGGCTGGACGTCTGCCGTGAAGCCAAGGGTTTCGGCAAGATTTTCTATCGCCGTCGTCGCCGTCGTGTGAAACGTAAAAGCGGCAACCTCGACGACTTCTGTCGTCGCTGGGGCGGTGATTACAAGTACATGGTCGTGCTCGACGCGGACTCCGTGATGAGTGGTGACTGCCTGACCAGTCTGGTGCGCTTGATGGAAGCCACGCCGGACGCCGGGATCATCCAGACCGCGCCGCGTGCCTCGGGCATGGACACCCTTTATGCGCGTATGCAGCAGTTTGCGACCCGTGTGTACGGTCCGCTGTTTACCGCCGGCCTGCACTTCTGGCAGTTGGGTGAATCCCACTACTGGGGCCACAACGCGATCATCCGCATGAAGCCGTTCATCGAGCACTGCGCCCTGGCGCCGTTGCCGGGTAAAGGTGCTTTTGCCGGTGCGATTCTGTCCCACGACTTCGTCGAGGCTGCGTTGATGCGCCGTGCCGGCTGGGGCGTGTGGATTGCCTACGATTTGCCGGGCAGCTACGAAGAACTGCCGCCGAACCTGCTGGACGAACTCAAGCGTGACCGTCGCTGGTGCCACGGAAACCTGATGAACTTCCGCCTGTTCCTGGTCAAGGGTATGCACCCGGTTCACCGTGCGGTGTTCCTGACCGGCGTGATGTCTTACCTGTCGGCGCCGTTGTGGTTCTTCTTCCTGGTGTTGTCGACGGCGCTGCTGGCGGTCAACACCTTGATGGAACCGCAGTACTTCCTTGAGCCGCGTCAGCTCTATCCGCTGTGGCCGCAATGGCACCCGGACAAGGCGATTGCGCTGTTCTCGACGACGATCGTGCTGTTGTTCCTGCCGAAGCTGTTGAGCATCATCCTGATCTGGGCCAAGGGCGCGAAAGAGTTCGGTGGCAAGTTCAAGGTGACCTTGTCGATGCTGCTGGAGATGCTGTTCTCCATGTTGCTGGCGCCGGTGCGGATGATTTTCCACACCCGTTTCGTACTCGCCGCGTTCCTCGGCTGGGCCGCGACCTGGAACTCGCCACAACGTGATGACGACTCCACGCCATGGAGCGAAGCGGTCAAGCGCCACGGTCCGCAAACCCTGCTGGGCTTCTTCTGGGCCCTGCTGGTGGTCTGGCTGAACCCGAGTTTCCTGTGGTGGCTGGTGCCGATCGTCGGTTCGTTGATGCTGTCGATCCCGGTGTCGGTGATCTCCAGCCGTGTCGGTCTGGGGCTCAAGTCCCGTGACGAGAGCCTGTTCCTGATCCCTGAGGAATACAATCCGCCACAGGCGCTGCTGGCAACCGATCAGTACACCCACGAAAACCGTTGGCATGCACTGAACGACGGTTTCATCCGTGCGGTGGTCGATCCGCAGCAGAACGCCTTGGCGTGCTCGCTGGCGACCTCGCGTCACGGTCAGGCCGAGCCGATCGAATGGTTGCGCATCGAGCGGGTGCGTCACGCCTTGAAAGTCGGGCCTGACGGCCTGAACAACAATGAGCGTGTGCAACTGCTGAGCGACCCGGTGGCACTGGCTCGCTTGCACGAGCAGATCTGGAATGAAGGCCATCCCGAGTGGCTGGCAGCCTGGCGCAAATCGGTGAAAGCCGATCCCCATGCGCCGCTGCTACCGCTTAAACCACTGAGTGCGCAGCCTCAGTTGGCGTAA
- a CDS encoding transporter substrate-binding domain-containing protein, producing the protein MKKYLSMLLVGVTALVAVSAAQAGAIDDAVKRGTLKVGMDPTYMPFEMTNKRGEIIGFEVDILKAMTKAMGVKLELVSTGYDGIIPALLTDKFDMIGSGMTLTQERNLRLNFSEPFIVVGQTLLIRKELEGTIKSYKDLNTADYRITSKLGTTGEMVAKKLISKAKYHGYDNEQEAVLDVVNGKADAFIYDAPYNVVAVNKVGAGKLVFLDKPFTYEPLAFGLKKGDYDSINFINNFLHQIHEDGTYDRIHDKWFKDTAWQKDME; encoded by the coding sequence ATGAAGAAGTATCTGTCGATGCTGCTGGTCGGCGTCACGGCATTGGTTGCAGTCAGCGCGGCGCAGGCCGGTGCCATTGATGACGCGGTCAAGCGCGGCACGCTGAAAGTCGGCATGGACCCGACCTACATGCCGTTCGAAATGACCAACAAGCGCGGCGAGATCATCGGTTTCGAAGTCGACATCCTCAAAGCCATGACCAAGGCGATGGGCGTCAAACTGGAATTGGTATCCACCGGTTATGACGGCATCATCCCGGCCCTGCTGACCGACAAGTTCGACATGATCGGCAGCGGCATGACCCTGACCCAGGAACGCAACCTGCGCCTGAACTTCAGCGAACCGTTCATCGTGGTCGGCCAGACCCTGCTGATCCGCAAGGAACTGGAAGGCACCATCAAATCCTATAAAGACCTGAACACCGCCGACTACCGCATCACCTCCAAGCTCGGCACCACCGGTGAGATGGTCGCCAAGAAGCTGATCTCCAAAGCCAAGTACCACGGCTACGACAACGAGCAGGAAGCTGTGCTCGACGTGGTCAACGGCAAGGCCGACGCCTTCATCTACGACGCGCCGTACAACGTCGTGGCCGTGAACAAGGTCGGCGCCGGCAAACTGGTGTTCCTTGACAAGCCGTTCACCTACGAGCCGCTGGCTTTCGGTCTGAAGAAGGGTGATTACGACAGCATCAACTTCATCAACAACTTCCTGCACCAGATTCACGAAGACGGCACCTACGATCGCATCCATGACAAGTGGTTCAAGGACACGGCCTGGCAGAAGGACATGGAGTAA
- a CDS encoding amino acid ABC transporter permease, with product MKQKKAQWPWHVLTVLVLIGLAGALYYATSLMSYEWRWNRVPQYFAYHAEESQRAADISTVSELVRKGDKAEVTLRNDAGDEQHVTVDDNSLQVARGDDVAEGDVIGVTRHWAAGPLMWGLWTTLWLSVVSGVLGLLIGLATGLCRLSNNPTLRDLSTIYVELVRGTPLLVQIFIFYFFIGTVMNLSREFAGIAALSLFTGAYVAEIIRSGVQSIARGQNEAARSLGLSAGQSMRHVVLPQALKRVLPPLAGQFISLVKDTSLVSVIAITELLKSGREVITTSFSPFEILFCVAGLYLLINLPLSKIASRLERRLAQSD from the coding sequence ATGAAACAGAAAAAAGCCCAATGGCCCTGGCACGTCTTGACCGTACTCGTGCTGATCGGCCTGGCCGGCGCGTTGTATTACGCCACCTCGCTGATGTCCTACGAATGGCGCTGGAACCGCGTGCCGCAATACTTCGCCTACCATGCCGAAGAGTCCCAGCGCGCCGCCGACATCTCCACTGTCAGCGAACTGGTGCGCAAGGGCGATAAAGCCGAAGTCACCCTGCGCAATGACGCAGGCGACGAGCAACACGTGACCGTAGACGACAACAGCCTGCAAGTCGCCCGGGGCGATGACGTCGCGGAGGGTGACGTGATCGGCGTGACTCGCCATTGGGCCGCCGGACCGCTGATGTGGGGCCTGTGGACCACCTTGTGGTTGTCCGTGGTGTCTGGCGTGCTTGGCCTGCTGATCGGCCTCGCCACGGGCTTGTGCCGTCTGTCGAACAATCCGACTTTGCGCGATCTCTCGACCATTTACGTCGAACTGGTGCGCGGCACGCCGTTGCTGGTGCAGATCTTCATTTTCTACTTCTTCATCGGCACCGTGATGAACCTGTCCCGGGAGTTCGCCGGGATTGCCGCGCTGTCGCTGTTCACCGGTGCCTATGTCGCTGAGATCATCCGTTCCGGCGTGCAGTCCATCGCCCGTGGCCAGAACGAAGCCGCCCGTTCTCTGGGCTTGAGCGCTGGCCAGTCGATGCGCCATGTCGTGCTGCCGCAAGCCTTGAAGCGCGTGCTGCCGCCGCTGGCCGGGCAGTTCATCAGTCTGGTCAAGGACACTTCACTGGTGTCGGTGATCGCGATTACCGAACTGCTCAAAAGCGGCCGTGAAGTCATCACCACCTCGTTCTCGCCGTTCGAAATCCTGTTCTGCGTGGCCGGGCTGTACCTGTTGATCAACCTGCCGCTGTCGAAAATCGCCAGCCGGCTTGAGCGGAGGCTCGCGCAAAGTGATTGA